CTGTGGCGCTGCACCGTCGCAGAACGGCACTAATTTCGAACGTCAACTCACAAGCTAACTAGTGGCTGCAGGTTCGTGAGTGTAAACATGGGCTTTTTAAAAACAAAATCCACTGAATACAAAACTAAGTAGGgactaaatatatatttatttacaaaGCTAGAAGACTGAATTTCAAAATCCACCCTCCACAACAACATTCTGTTCCTGTTTTCATTGTGTATTTCTGAGTCTTTCCCTTTAAAATCGCCATAGAAACAGCCCCTCTCAACATAGATTGATCCCGGTTATAGACAATGAAAGCCAAGGATCTGGAGGAGAAAATGTATTAAGTTGACTTTGATTTGTCCAACCAGTGGAAATACCTGCAAATAGTACCACCTCACAACACCAAATATGGAAGAGATACAACCAAGCGTGGCACAGTCTAAACTAGCAACGGTCACAGCAAATTAACGTTCTTATTTGATCAACACAAGTATATTAAGGTTATAATATTGTAgcaaacaatcaaatcaaatgtgccgaatacaaccttacagcgaaatgcttacaagcccttaaccaacaatgcggttAAGAAAAATACGTGTAAAAGTATTTACTataataaactgaagtaaaaaagtaataaaataaaaatgaattaaAGAGAAACAATAGAATAACAGCAGCAAGCCTATATACAGGGAcaaccggtactgagtcaatgtgcggggggcacaggttagtcgaggtaattgagagaatatgtacatgtaggtagaggtaaaatgactatgcatacataataaatgtggatgtggggggggggacaatgcaaatagtcagggtagccatttTATTGTCTGTTCTAGGAGTCTCACAGCTTGGGGGGCAGaatctgttaaggagccttttagacctagacttggcgcagGTGAACATGCCTCCAACCGGATCATCAGGAGGAACCtgccaatgaagttggaagtcccacccagttgactacattaaaatggtggaagccctcaacgGTGCTTCCCATGCTACAAAATgaccttttggccactagaggcctctatcattctttatGTGCACTACAGGGACTGTAGTGTAGTGACGcaacttgcactgagatgcagtgccttagaccgctgcgccactcggacaTAAGCTAATTCCTACTCTCTATTAGTCGTAGTAGGTACACTGCACCACAGTGCAATATTGCCCTGGGCGCATACTATTCTAACAAGTGAGTGTTTTATTGCATGGGTTAGTAAGCAAGCTAACACGTTAGATACATGAGTCAGACATGTAAACAACACTTGAGGAGGGCCGTTCCAAGAGCTGCAGTTAGCATAAAGTACACGATTCAAAGTGTAAACGGAGAAATATTTGGCAGCGATAAAGcgtgcaaaaatgttttggtgaATAGAGACTTACCAAAACAACTTTTCCGATTAAATTGTACCGCTATCCACGTGTTCTCCCAACATGCACCACATTCGTGACCTTTTTCTTGTCCCACCCCTTTTTGCATAAGGCAAGCCAGGCAGTACAAAACCACAATTCAGTACATATTCAATACATCATGTATTCAAatgcaataaatacatttaccAATATAAATGTATCATTTGAGCTTTAAAATGAAATCCGCACTATATGCATTAGCCTTTTACAACAAGAAGAGGCGGTAAAGCGAGTGAACAGACTGAAATCCAGTTCCACATTTTCTATCAAACGAGGAAAAAACAGTTCCATGTTTTATGTTTGTCCACTGTGTCGAGGTCATTCAATGTGGTTGACTGGAAGAACACACCAAACATTTATTTGTTATGCAATGGTTTGCTACATATTAGCGCGTTAGTCGGTAAACAATTTGTAAAAATGAACAATGCAATAGGTCGTCGTTTTCTCAATGGTAGTTGTGTCTGCCGGAGAGTCTTGAAAAAAGGCAGCGTTAGATTGCTGGTCCCTCAACAACATGATGCAGCTCATTCGCAAAGAAATGTCATGACAGCTCATTCAATGTTTCCACCGGTGAGAGAGTTGTCTTCTAAAATTCGGTGTTCTCAATGGACTGAAATTCAGAGGCAGTTGTCAGGAAGGGCTGGAGGTACAATGAATGTATTTGACAGGACTatgaagaggagacagaagaAATGGGCTGCATCGCTACAAGACAGTGACAAATATGACTATCTGAGAGATGAGGTATACTGTAGCTGTATTTGTATGATATATTTAGTCTTATCCTAGCTCTCTTTTATCCAAggaaatgtatgtgttatggtacTGTTCATATTCATTTGCAGGTTGGAAGCAGAGTTGCAGACAGGGTCTATGACATTGCAAGGTAAAGCAACAGAAGTTGTGATGCATAGACATAGTGTATGAAAATTGTCACATTCATGGCACTGTTGTTGAAATTAAAGTTTATATTTGTGCATGTGAGGGTGTGCATTTTGCTGACATTTTGGGCTTATTTTCACAGGACATTTCCTTTGGCATTGGACATTGGCTGTGGGAAAAGTCACATTGCTGAGCATTTGCACAAGGTAGCCTTCAATGGTTGTTCATAAACAGGCGGGGAGCATTTGAAACAATAACAGCATTCCCCACACGTTTCGGTAGAAAGTTGGAGGCtgtagaaatgtaaccactctcaaattcatagacagagctatgcaatatatccatgatatcaaaattatagttttaaccatgttttaaggctatatcatgtttgtttacatttacgttGTTGACAAACATTTATAGTAAAATAAGCTTTTAaatgttttgggttctgatggggtacaacagaaCAAAGCTTATGAGGCATTTATTAGCTATATTtgtcaagaatcaatgggtacatatcatacatttataagtccaaaatgGATGTAGATTGCCCCTTTTAAGGTAGGGAAAACATCAACTCACAAGATGTATGGCTTTCTGAATATTGAATTGTGCTTCCATTTTCAGGAAGTAGTTGAGCAGCTCTTCTTAACTGATATCTCAGAAAAGTCTTTGGTGAGTTATATCCAATTAAATTACTAATAGGAATTATAATATGTAATTCTGTTAGAACACCTGTAGTCTAAGTGGAATGATTGTGTTTATGAGCAGAGACCACTAACTATAGATCAATAGATTGATGGAATATCCTGTCAAATCAGAGGCATGTTATGGAGGGGAGGGACTTTTTTCTGGATGATTTTAACACTCTTCTCGGTCCTCAGAGAAACACAAGACGAAGTGAGATCCCTACCCACTGTGTCATGGCCGATGAAGAGTTTCTACCCTTTAAAGAAAACACATTTGATCTGGTGGTCAGCAGCTTGAGGTGATTTG
This genomic window from Oncorhynchus kisutch isolate 150728-3 linkage group LG20, Okis_V2, whole genome shotgun sequence contains:
- the LOC109866015 gene encoding arginine-hydroxylase NDUFAF5, mitochondrial-like is translated as MNNAIGRRFLNGSCVCRRVLKKGSVRLLVPQQHDAAHSQRNVMTAHSMFPPVRELSSKIRCSQWTEIQRQLSGRAGGTMNVFDRTMKRRQKKWAASLQDSDKYDYLRDEVGSRVADRVYDIARTFPLALDIGCGKSHIAEHLHKEVVEQLFLTDISEKSLRNTRRSEIPTHCVMADEEFLPFKENTFDLVVSSLSLHWINDLPGALRQINQVLKPDGVFIGAMVGGETLYELRCSLQLAELEREGGFSPHVSPYTAVTDLGNLLGQAGFSMLTVDIDEIQVLYPGILEVMSDLQGMGESNCAWNRKSMLHRDTILAAAAIYQEMYGSENGSVPATFEILYMIGWKPHDSQAKPARRGSANVSFGDLSKIGQPSTKDKS